GCGAATTCTAGAAGTGCCGATCGCCGAGTTGCTGGTCGATTCCAATTCGCCGCTGTCGCCGCCGGTGCTCGAGCGTGCCCGAATGGTGAAGGTGATGAAAACGGTGGCGGCGATTTGTGAAAAGGCCGAAACGCCATCGCTGAAGCGGCTCCTGCAAATGCTCTGCGAGCAATTGCTGGAAATCATGCCGGAATTAACCGACATCGCCCCCTGGCACACTGTCGGCCAAAGGCGTACGCTCGACGAATATGGCCGAGCGGTCGACCGGCAAATGCCGGACGAAATGTTTCGGAAAAATCGGCGCTAATCTCGCCGATATTTGGCTTGAGGCAGTCCGTTGAAAAAATCACCCGGTGT
This genomic window from Pirellulales bacterium contains:
- a CDS encoding helix-turn-helix transcriptional regulator translates to MSIVEWDPISSSDATTSSSPQVPAHHVSSPLHRLAEVRRQQGISPRNMARRMNCDIATIRAQETDTADLPLSVIYQWQRILEVPIAELLVDSNSPLSPPVLERARMVKVMKTVAAICEKAETPSLKRLLQMLCEQLLEIMPELTDIAPWHTVGQRRTLDEYGRAVDRQMPDEMFRKNRR